One region of Pseudomonas glycinae genomic DNA includes:
- the metR gene encoding transcriptional regulator MetR, translating into MLEIRHLKTLHALREADSLVDAADRLHLTQSALSHQFKELEERMGMPLFVRKTKPVRFTSAGLRLLQLADATLPLLRAAERDIGRLAGGTAGRLHMAIECHSCFQWLMPTIDQFRDAWPEVELDLASGFSFAPLPALARGDLDLVVTSDPLEIAGITYVPLFTYEAMLAVANQHALASKPYIVPEDLLTETLITYPVERDRLDIFTRFLEPADIEPAQVRTSELTVMMMQLVASGRGVCGMPHWALHEYSSRGYVKGKRLGEKGLFATLYAAIRADMLDAPYMRDFLLTAKDTSFSTLDGVSAVR; encoded by the coding sequence GTGCTTGAGATCCGTCACCTGAAAACCCTGCATGCCCTGCGTGAAGCCGACAGCCTGGTCGATGCAGCCGACCGCCTGCACCTGACCCAGTCGGCGCTGTCCCACCAGTTCAAGGAGCTGGAAGAGCGCATGGGCATGCCGTTGTTCGTGCGCAAGACCAAACCGGTGCGTTTCACCAGCGCCGGCCTGCGCCTGCTGCAACTGGCCGACGCGACCCTGCCGCTGCTGCGCGCCGCCGAGCGTGATATCGGGCGTCTGGCCGGTGGCACTGCCGGACGTCTGCACATGGCCATCGAATGCCACAGCTGCTTCCAGTGGCTGATGCCGACCATCGACCAGTTCCGCGATGCGTGGCCGGAAGTCGAACTCGACCTCGCTTCGGGTTTCTCGTTTGCACCGCTGCCGGCGCTGGCACGGGGCGACCTGGATCTGGTGGTGACGTCCGACCCGCTGGAAATCGCCGGTATCACCTACGTGCCGCTGTTCACCTACGAAGCCATGCTTGCGGTCGCCAATCAGCACGCGCTGGCAAGCAAACCGTACATCGTTCCCGAAGACCTGCTGACCGAAACCCTGATCACCTACCCGGTCGAACGCGATCGGCTGGACATCTTCACCCGTTTCCTCGAACCGGCCGACATCGAACCGGCGCAGGTACGCACCTCGGAGCTGACGGTGATGATGATGCAACTGGTGGCCAGCGGCCGTGGCGTGTGCGGCATGCCGCACTGGGCGCTGCATGAATACAGCTCGCGGGGTTACGTGAAGGGCAAGCGGCTGGGCGAGAAAGGTCTGTTTGCCACGCTGTACGCAGCGATCCGCGCCGACATGCTGGATGCGCCGTACATGCGCGACTTCCTGCTGACGGCCAAGGACACTTCGTTCTCGACCCTGGATGGGGTCAGCGCGGTTCGTTGA
- a CDS encoding GNAT family N-acetyltransferase, which translates to MWIERLDASHALAYRELMLEAYDRHPQAFTSSVRERAVMPLSWWESRLTSKLDAVFGAFEDGRLAGIVGLAFEPREKARHKATVFGMYVSAEYRQRGLGLKLMEAVLGEAQQHPALKVIQLTVTAGNDAAFKLYQRCGFIQFGLEPMAVRVGEDYFDKIHMWCAPFVPTASLNEPR; encoded by the coding sequence ATGTGGATCGAGCGGCTGGACGCCAGTCATGCGCTGGCTTATCGCGAACTGATGCTGGAAGCCTATGACCGGCATCCGCAGGCGTTCACCTCCAGCGTGCGCGAGCGCGCAGTGATGCCGCTGAGCTGGTGGGAGTCACGCCTGACCAGCAAGCTCGATGCGGTGTTCGGCGCGTTCGAGGACGGCCGGCTGGCGGGCATCGTCGGCCTGGCGTTTGAGCCTCGTGAGAAGGCCCGGCACAAGGCAACGGTGTTCGGCATGTATGTGTCGGCCGAGTATCGCCAGCGCGGTCTGGGTTTGAAACTGATGGAGGCGGTGCTGGGTGAAGCGCAGCAGCATCCGGCGCTGAAAGTCATTCAACTGACCGTCACCGCCGGCAATGACGCGGCGTTCAAATTGTACCAGCGCTGCGGCTTCATCCAGTTCGGCCTCGAACCGATGGCGGTGCGGGTCGGCGAGGACTACTTCGACAAGATCCACATGTGGTGCGCGCCTTTCGTGCCAACCGCCAGCCTCAACGAACCGCGCTGA
- a CDS encoding LysE family translocator codes for MIPLQDLLIFAAAALLMVLTPGPNMIYLISRSICQGRRAGVTSLLGVVAGFFVHLFAAAAGLTAVFLAVPMAYEVLKWAGALYLLWLAWQAVKPGARSPFEAQQLPADSSRKLITMGFLTSALNPKIAVFYLSVFPQFITPEHGSVFTQSIILGLTQISVSFSVNLLIALFAAGIASWFVSNPTWLAAQRYFMGFVLGGLALRLMLEQRRSA; via the coding sequence ATGATCCCGCTTCAAGACTTGCTGATTTTTGCCGCCGCCGCACTGCTGATGGTACTGACGCCGGGGCCGAACATGATCTACCTGATCTCGCGTTCGATCTGTCAGGGACGCCGTGCCGGGGTGACTTCGCTGCTCGGCGTGGTGGCGGGTTTCTTTGTGCATCTGTTCGCGGCGGCTGCCGGTTTGACTGCGGTGTTTCTCGCGGTGCCGATGGCCTATGAAGTGTTGAAATGGGCCGGTGCGCTGTACCTGTTGTGGCTGGCCTGGCAGGCGGTGAAGCCCGGCGCCCGTTCGCCATTCGAGGCGCAGCAACTGCCGGCGGATTCGTCGCGCAAACTGATCACCATGGGCTTTCTAACCAGCGCGCTGAACCCGAAAATCGCGGTGTTCTACCTCTCGGTATTTCCTCAGTTCATTACCCCGGAACACGGCTCGGTGTTCACTCAAAGCATCATTCTCGGCCTGACCCAGATCAGCGTCAGTTTCAGCGTCAATCTGTTGATCGCGCTGTTCGCGGCGGGCATCGCTTCGTGGTTCGTCAGCAATCCGACCTGGCTGGCGGCGCAGCGTTATTTCATGGGATTTGTGCTCGGCGGTCTGGCCTTACGGCTGATGCTTGAACAACGCCGGTCGGCTTGA
- a CDS encoding NUDIX hydrolase encodes MTSVSAVSPRIIRIAAALLFNSAGQTLLVRKRNTTAFMQPGGKIEAHELPVHALARELEEELGLVIVPAQASFLGQFSAPAANEPGFVVQAEIFQLTIDAEVSPAAEIEEVIWIDPATDGDVVLAPLTRDLILPFYRASLTAIA; translated from the coding sequence ATGACTTCTGTTTCCGCAGTTTCCCCTCGCATCATTCGAATCGCTGCCGCGTTGCTGTTCAACTCCGCCGGCCAGACCCTGCTGGTGCGCAAGCGCAACACCACGGCGTTCATGCAACCGGGCGGCAAAATCGAGGCCCACGAGCTGCCGGTGCATGCGCTGGCCCGTGAGCTGGAAGAGGAACTGGGACTGGTGATCGTTCCGGCGCAGGCGAGCTTTCTCGGCCAGTTCTCGGCACCCGCCGCCAACGAGCCGGGATTCGTCGTGCAGGCCGAGATCTTTCAGCTGACCATCGACGCCGAAGTATCTCCGGCCGCCGAGATCGAAGAGGTGATCTGGATTGATCCTGCCACCGACGGCGATGTGGTTCTCGCCCCATTGACACGCGACCTGATCCTGCCGTTTTATCGAGCCTCGCTGACCGCGATCGCCTGA
- a CDS encoding HD domain-containing phosphohydrolase: MEEPSAPISPPRPKVLLVDDEEPILNSLRRLLRGQPYDVLLATSGAQALEILEQQPVNLVMSDARMPNMDGATLLARVHELYPATARIMLTGYAEPSAIIKAINEGQIERYISKPWNDEEMLLTLRQALAHQHLARERERLEQLTRAQNDQLKLLNSTLEKRVAARTAELQQTADMLDLAYEELKRSFLTGTEMFSLLANLRLPPTKQTNRQIIELVRCYCREHRFDEAASRDLTMAAALYNIGKLSWTDSMMTTPSDLLHSTERDRYRAYPKQSESLLMTLDPMKDAARLILHHQEHWDGSGFPDRLKGEAIPLGSRLLKLAVDFVELQRGLILERQMNSDEALLYLRQYAGKLYDPELIEDFIKVCAMVSDITLTDPSVKVLGTRELAAGMILARNLNADNGMLLLNAGKVLSALLVDKLISFEAMEGAKYKVFVKVPEEGESVLLAQG; encoded by the coding sequence ATGGAAGAGCCGTCCGCCCCGATTTCGCCGCCCCGGCCCAAAGTGCTGCTGGTCGATGACGAGGAACCGATCCTCAACAGCCTGCGCCGTCTGCTGCGCGGCCAGCCTTATGACGTGTTGCTGGCCACCAGCGGTGCCCAGGCTCTGGAAATCCTCGAGCAGCAACCGGTGAATCTGGTGATGAGCGATGCGCGCATGCCCAATATGGATGGCGCCACGCTGCTGGCTCGCGTTCATGAGCTGTACCCGGCGACCGCGCGGATCATGCTCACCGGCTACGCCGAACCTTCTGCAATCATCAAGGCCATCAACGAAGGCCAGATCGAGCGCTACATCAGCAAACCCTGGAACGACGAAGAAATGCTCCTGACCTTGCGTCAGGCCTTGGCGCATCAGCACCTGGCGCGCGAGCGCGAGCGTCTGGAACAACTGACGCGAGCGCAAAACGATCAGCTGAAGTTGCTCAACAGCACTCTGGAAAAGCGCGTCGCCGCCCGCACCGCCGAGCTGCAGCAGACCGCCGACATGCTCGATCTGGCCTACGAGGAGCTCAAGCGCAGTTTCCTGACAGGCACCGAAATGTTCTCGTTGCTGGCCAACCTGCGCCTGCCGCCGACCAAGCAGACCAACCGGCAGATCATCGAACTGGTGCGCTGCTATTGCCGCGAACATCGGTTTGATGAAGCCGCCAGCCGCGACCTGACCATGGCCGCCGCGCTCTACAACATCGGCAAGCTGAGCTGGACCGACAGCATGATGACCACGCCGTCGGACCTGTTGCACAGCACCGAGCGCGATCGCTACCGGGCGTATCCGAAACAGAGCGAATCGCTGTTGATGACCCTTGACCCGATGAAGGATGCCGCGCGGCTGATCCTGCATCATCAGGAACACTGGGATGGCAGCGGGTTTCCCGACCGGCTCAAGGGCGAAGCCATTCCCTTGGGTTCGCGGCTGTTGAAACTGGCGGTGGATTTCGTCGAGTTGCAGCGCGGGCTGATTCTCGAGCGGCAAATGAACAGTGATGAAGCGTTGCTGTACCTGCGCCAGTACGCCGGCAAACTTTACGATCCCGAACTGATCGAGGATTTCATCAAGGTCTGTGCAATGGTCAGCGACATCACCCTGACCGATCCGAGCGTCAAGGTGCTGGGTACCCGGGAGCTGGCAGCGGGGATGATCCTGGCGCGCAATCTCAACGCCGACAACGGCATGTTGCTGCTCAATGCCGGCAAGGTGCTGAGTGCTTTGCTGGTGGACAAACTGATCAGTTTCGAAGCCATGGAGGGCGCTAAATACAAGGTGTTCGTGAAAGTACCGGAGGAGGGGGAAAGCGTGCTTCTGGCCCAGGGGTGA
- a CDS encoding EAL domain-containing protein: protein MSAQPGPINRRVLIVDDTASIHEDFAKILKSATVTDDSLDETENLLFGDPTSAPAAPRDPFELDSAYQGREALDKVEAALAAGRPYAMAFIDMRMPPGWDGLETIERLWQVDPKLQVALCTAYSDYSWEDIDQRLALTDRLLILKKPFDAIEIRQLASALTVKWQMTEDAAMKMNLLEQAVQARTRELSDANIIVQNSPTILYRLRGEPSFPLMYISHNITRYGHVAADLVGSATWAQTLIHPDDQPSVDAAMGRVLDRHAEGASIEFRLRTGAGDWRWVENRYIPVRDHDGRLLEVEGIILDITERRLAEEKMNLLARTDGLTGLANRATLIERLHQAFAAARRGAAPFAVFYLDLDHFKRINDTLGHPVGDLLLQEVAQRIKSNVRENDVVARLGGDEFAILQLDVSDPTQSATVAAKIRDALSQPYHLTGNAVHTSVSIGICLYRATSLDADSLLAGADMALYRAKETGRNQYQFYSEQITREVAERITLAEELTTALIQGGLKLDYTPEVDMHSGKILGMAAQVKWQHPRLGLLPASAFVPAAEKTGAIIPLGRWILDHACWQMRQWQNEGVAPPVMAIRISLAQLKSGPELIYDVLRTTARWELAPWDLRFDVTEATLAQTKWTHNDVLPRLSELGVKIAIDDFGTEYSSFDYLKTYRVNHLKLSQSLIDSAAQDEGSANTLRAIVNFARDLAIDISAEGVRPADRDDALASSAPLKNVQGVCFREAVSPEQAARLLKGGNATAPLPREDEG from the coding sequence ATGAGTGCGCAACCCGGCCCTATCAACCGTCGTGTGCTGATCGTCGACGATACCGCGTCGATCCATGAGGATTTCGCGAAAATCCTCAAGTCGGCCACGGTTACAGACGACAGTCTGGACGAAACCGAAAACCTGCTGTTCGGCGATCCGACCTCCGCTCCCGCCGCCCCCAGGGACCCTTTCGAGCTGGACTCGGCCTATCAGGGCCGCGAAGCGCTGGACAAGGTCGAAGCCGCACTGGCCGCGGGGCGTCCCTACGCCATGGCCTTCATCGACATGCGCATGCCGCCGGGCTGGGATGGCCTGGAAACCATCGAGCGACTGTGGCAGGTCGACCCCAAGCTGCAAGTGGCCCTGTGTACCGCTTATTCCGATTACTCCTGGGAGGACATTGACCAGCGGCTGGCCCTGACCGATCGCCTGCTGATCCTGAAAAAACCCTTCGATGCGATCGAGATCCGGCAGCTGGCCAGTGCCCTGACGGTCAAGTGGCAGATGACCGAAGACGCCGCCATGAAGATGAACCTGCTGGAGCAAGCGGTTCAGGCGCGTACCCGGGAACTGTCCGACGCCAACATCATCGTGCAGAACAGTCCGACCATCCTCTACCGGTTGCGTGGCGAACCGTCGTTTCCGCTGATGTACATCTCCCACAACATCACCCGTTACGGGCATGTCGCGGCTGATCTGGTGGGGTCGGCCACTTGGGCGCAGACGCTGATTCACCCGGACGATCAGCCCAGTGTCGATGCCGCCATGGGCCGGGTGCTCGATCGCCATGCAGAGGGCGCCTCCATCGAGTTTCGCCTGCGTACCGGCGCGGGCGACTGGCGCTGGGTGGAAAACCGCTACATCCCGGTACGCGATCACGACGGCCGACTGCTGGAAGTCGAAGGGATCATTCTCGATATCACCGAGCGCCGGCTGGCCGAAGAAAAGATGAACCTGCTGGCCCGCACCGACGGTCTCACCGGGCTGGCCAATCGCGCCACCCTGATCGAGCGCCTGCATCAGGCCTTCGCCGCCGCGCGTCGGGGTGCGGCGCCTTTTGCGGTGTTTTATCTGGATCTGGACCATTTCAAGCGGATCAACGACACCCTCGGCCATCCGGTCGGCGATTTGCTTTTGCAGGAAGTGGCGCAGCGGATCAAATCGAATGTGCGGGAAAACGACGTAGTCGCACGGCTGGGCGGTGACGAATTCGCGATCCTGCAGTTGGATGTCAGCGACCCGACCCAGTCCGCCACCGTCGCCGCCAAGATCCGCGATGCACTGTCGCAGCCTTACCACTTGACGGGCAATGCCGTGCACACCTCCGTCAGCATCGGCATCTGCCTCTACCGGGCCACAAGTCTGGATGCCGACAGCCTGCTGGCCGGCGCCGACATGGCGCTGTACCGCGCCAAGGAAACCGGGCGCAATCAGTACCAGTTCTACTCCGAGCAAATCACCCGGGAAGTGGCCGAGCGCATTACCCTTGCCGAAGAGTTGACGACAGCGCTCATTCAGGGAGGACTGAAGCTCGATTACACGCCGGAAGTGGACATGCACAGCGGCAAGATTCTCGGCATGGCCGCGCAGGTCAAATGGCAACATCCCAGGCTGGGTCTGCTGCCGGCGTCGGCCTTTGTACCGGCAGCGGAAAAGACCGGTGCAATCATCCCGCTCGGTCGCTGGATACTGGATCACGCCTGCTGGCAGATGCGCCAGTGGCAAAACGAGGGAGTGGCGCCTCCGGTGATGGCGATCAGGATTTCCCTGGCGCAACTCAAGAGCGGGCCCGAGCTCATCTATGACGTGCTGCGCACCACCGCCCGTTGGGAGCTGGCACCGTGGGATCTGCGTTTCGATGTCACTGAAGCGACCCTGGCCCAGACCAAATGGACTCACAACGATGTGCTGCCGCGCCTGAGTGAGCTTGGGGTGAAGATCGCCATCGACGATTTCGGCACCGAATACTCATCGTTCGATTACCTGAAAACCTACCGGGTCAATCACCTCAAACTCTCCCAATCACTGATCGACAGTGCGGCCCAGGATGAAGGCAGCGCCAACACCCTGCGCGCGATCGTCAATTTCGCCCGGGATCTGGCGATCGACATCAGCGCCGAAGGCGTCCGGCCCGCAGATCGGGATGACGCCCTGGCCTCGTCGGCACCGCTGAAAAACGTGCAAGGCGTTTGCTTCAGGGAAGCGGTCAGCCCCGAACAGGCGGCCCGCCTGCTGAAGGGCGGGAACGCGACTGCCCCGCTGCCCAGGGAGGATGAGGGATGA
- a CDS encoding putative bifunctional diguanylate cyclase/phosphodiesterase — protein sequence MKTPFPQTNRRILIVDDTPAIHADFRKILTPDTHGEADLNTLEQTLFGTRQSPHLTFQLDSAYQGQEALKLVQNALDEGRPYALAFTDMRMPPGWDGLETIEKLWAVDPNLQIALCTAYSDYSWEAMAERLEFGDQLLILKKPFDTLEIRQMANALTWKWQLAQDAALKMLNLEQTIEARVHELLKVSRLLQYDSLTGLPNSTLLGDRLTQSLAACRRHDKQLVVMFLGLDRFKRINNALGHPAGDEMLKRVGQQLLACVRESDSVFRYGSDEFVVMLSDINHPQQSRSIAEKLLSAIRAPQTIVGHDVSVTASLGISLYPDDGLEAIELIKKAETAMRSAKENGPNEIGFFIEAMNQRAREQQSIESGIRQALQRHEFVLHYQPKIELASGRVVGAEALVRWQKPGHGWVYPSEFIPVAEDSGLIVPLSKWVLAEACRQTREWQQAGLPPIRMSVNTSAIDFRQRHFVEGIEQVLAQTGLDPRLLELEITEGVLMQNVDATMSALNRLKALGVRLAIDDFGTGYSSLSYLRRFPIDVLKIDQSFIRGLSHDSSDAALVGAIISLGKSLNLNVIAEGVETAQELAFLKDHHCEEGQGYYFSKALPVDAFARLLASAQPGPWGVS from the coding sequence ATGAAAACACCTTTTCCCCAGACCAACCGGCGCATTCTGATCGTCGATGACACCCCGGCGATCCATGCCGACTTTCGCAAGATCCTCACCCCGGACACCCACGGTGAAGCGGATCTGAACACGCTTGAGCAAACGCTGTTCGGCACCCGCCAATCGCCGCACCTGACGTTCCAGCTCGACTCCGCCTATCAGGGCCAGGAAGCACTGAAACTGGTGCAAAACGCACTGGACGAAGGCCGGCCCTATGCCCTCGCCTTCACCGACATGCGCATGCCGCCCGGTTGGGACGGCCTGGAAACTATCGAAAAACTCTGGGCAGTCGACCCCAATCTGCAAATTGCGCTGTGCACCGCCTATTCCGACTACAGCTGGGAGGCCATGGCCGAACGCCTGGAGTTCGGCGATCAGTTGCTGATCCTGAAAAAGCCGTTCGACACCCTGGAAATCCGCCAGATGGCCAATGCCCTGACGTGGAAATGGCAGCTCGCTCAGGACGCTGCACTGAAGATGCTCAACCTCGAGCAGACCATCGAGGCCCGCGTGCACGAATTACTCAAGGTCTCGCGCCTTTTGCAGTACGACAGCCTCACGGGTCTGCCCAACAGCACCTTGCTCGGTGATCGTCTGACTCAATCGCTGGCCGCTTGCCGGCGCCATGACAAACAACTGGTGGTGATGTTTCTCGGGCTGGATCGCTTCAAGCGCATCAACAATGCCCTGGGCCATCCGGCGGGCGACGAGATGCTCAAACGGGTCGGCCAGCAATTGCTCGCCTGCGTGCGCGAATCGGATTCGGTCTTTCGTTATGGCTCCGACGAATTCGTGGTGATGCTCAGCGACATCAACCATCCGCAGCAGTCGCGCAGCATCGCCGAGAAACTACTGAGCGCCATCCGCGCTCCACAGACAATCGTCGGGCATGACGTGAGCGTCACGGCCAGTCTGGGCATCAGCCTCTACCCCGATGACGGGCTCGAGGCCATCGAGCTGATCAAGAAAGCTGAAACGGCCATGCGCAGCGCCAAGGAAAACGGACCGAACGAAATCGGCTTTTTCATCGAAGCCATGAACCAGCGCGCCCGGGAACAGCAAAGCATCGAGTCGGGCATTCGCCAGGCCCTGCAACGCCACGAATTCGTCTTGCACTACCAGCCGAAAATCGAGCTGGCCAGCGGCCGGGTAGTCGGTGCCGAGGCACTGGTGCGCTGGCAGAAACCGGGGCATGGCTGGGTCTATCCCTCGGAGTTCATCCCGGTGGCCGAAGACAGCGGCCTGATCGTGCCGCTGAGCAAATGGGTGCTGGCCGAGGCCTGTCGTCAGACCCGTGAATGGCAACAGGCGGGATTGCCGCCGATTCGCATGTCGGTCAACACCTCGGCCATCGACTTTCGTCAGCGCCACTTCGTCGAGGGCATCGAGCAGGTGCTGGCACAGACCGGACTGGATCCCCGTCTGCTGGAACTGGAGATCACCGAAGGCGTGCTGATGCAGAACGTCGACGCGACGATGAGCGCGCTGAACCGGCTGAAGGCGCTGGGCGTCCGACTGGCCATCGACGACTTCGGCACCGGCTATTCCAGCCTCAGCTATCTGCGCCGGTTTCCCATCGATGTGCTGAAAATCGACCAATCCTTCATTCGCGGCCTGAGCCATGACAGCAGCGATGCGGCGCTGGTCGGCGCGATCATCAGCCTGGGCAAGAGCCTGAATCTGAACGTCATCGCCGAAGGGGTGGAGACCGCGCAAGAGTTGGCGTTCCTCAAGGATCACCACTGTGAGGAAGGCCAGGGCTACTACTTCAGCAAAGCCTTGCCGGTGGACGCCTTTGCCCGATTGCTGGCGTCCGCTCAGCCTGGTCCGTGGGGTGTTTCATGA
- a CDS encoding cytochrome-c peroxidase — protein MNRPALFLLFALCANTLAAPLDEPLKPLPAIPPQDPKRVELGRQLFHDPRLSINNTLSCASCHQLDKGGADTRAFSNGFDGQPVAVNTPTVFNASLNFRQFWDGRVETLEEQSNVVITSPHEMGSDWNTVVQRIADDAAYGQSFRAAYPDAVNRANIQNALATYERTLLTPDSRFDQYLLGNTDILTLEEKYGYQRFKEYGCIACHQGVNIGGNMFQKFGVFGDYIADRGNPTVADQGRFNVTGDEADRAVFKVPSLRNVALTAPYFHDGSAPTLERAVDVMFQYQLGRMPSEEDKTLIILFLKTLTGQWEGKP, from the coding sequence ATGAATCGCCCGGCGTTGTTTCTACTGTTCGCGCTATGCGCAAACACCCTCGCCGCGCCACTGGACGAGCCGCTCAAGCCCTTGCCGGCCATCCCGCCACAAGACCCGAAGCGGGTCGAACTGGGACGTCAGCTGTTCCATGACCCACGGCTGTCGATCAACAACACGCTGTCTTGCGCCAGTTGCCATCAACTGGATAAAGGCGGCGCCGACACCCGCGCCTTCTCCAACGGCTTCGATGGGCAACCGGTGGCGGTCAACACGCCGACCGTGTTCAACGCCAGCCTCAATTTCCGCCAGTTCTGGGACGGTCGCGTCGAAACCCTGGAAGAACAGAGCAACGTCGTGATCACCAGCCCCCACGAAATGGGCAGCGACTGGAACACGGTCGTACAACGGATCGCTGACGACGCAGCCTATGGTCAAAGCTTTCGTGCCGCCTACCCCGATGCCGTGAACCGGGCCAATATCCAGAATGCGCTGGCCACCTATGAGCGCACGCTGCTGACCCCCGACTCCCGTTTCGATCAGTACCTGCTGGGTAATACCGATATCCTGACCCTCGAAGAAAAATACGGCTATCAGCGTTTCAAGGAGTACGGCTGCATTGCCTGCCATCAGGGCGTCAACATTGGCGGCAACATGTTCCAGAAGTTCGGCGTGTTCGGCGACTACATCGCCGATCGCGGTAACCCGACGGTGGCCGACCAGGGCCGTTTCAACGTGACCGGCGACGAAGCCGATCGCGCCGTGTTCAAGGTGCCGAGTCTGCGCAATGTCGCCCTGACCGCACCGTACTTCCATGACGGTTCGGCGCCCACCCTCGAACGGGCGGTTGACGTGATGTTCCAGTATCAGTTGGGGCGCATGCCCAGCGAAGAAGACAAGACCCTGATCATCCTGTTTCTCAAGACCCTGACCGGCCAGTGGGAGGGCAAGCCATGA
- a CDS encoding DAHL domain-containing protein produces MMKVSRRVSLLLLGLVTVLLASILVFLYLKSSSEQTTAYTESRDLIRQIKQQDSLWENEILKARVALSHNYDPLISPMNEMNRLWERFDTMESGHGRSDSQQWNEAHDSFLTAMQAKTRLVEQFKSHNALLRNSLAFLPTAEDDIQAQLADLSDLDKIQVQNIATDTYDLLLSALEFSQVTSDDKAADIVLGLNKLAVNAQRLPQDFQAPIRILSNHISLILREQPIVNRLLEEIEAIPVAERLDNITTMLNQDQQQAEKIDRKYHFYLLLFSVLLMLSLLWLAIRLIRSFAEINRVNAALQTANDVLEQRVDERTRELKNAQSELLDAARQAGMAEIATNVLHNVGNVLNSVNISSDLISRKLRSSKAQGLGKAMQLINEHPDDLGHFLSEDPKGKLLPGYLNQLVGAIAQEQQEMVDELNQMNKSVDHIKDIVATQQSYAGANSMTEPLYINELLEDALRMNAGALTRHHVTVVKEYAEVPQVMGDKHRLLLILINLISNAKYAMSDLSNRPRTMTLGVKIVDDSFLEISVRDDGEGIAAENMTRIFAHGFTTRKEGHGFGLHSCALAAIEMNGHLTAHSDGPGLGALFTLQIPLITVTENA; encoded by the coding sequence ATGATGAAGGTTTCACGCCGTGTCAGCCTGCTGTTGCTCGGCCTCGTCACCGTGTTGCTGGCCTCGATTCTGGTGTTTCTGTACCTGAAATCGAGTTCCGAGCAGACAACGGCCTATACCGAATCCCGGGATCTGATCCGCCAGATCAAGCAACAGGATTCGTTGTGGGAAAACGAAATCCTCAAGGCCCGGGTGGCGCTTTCGCACAATTACGATCCGTTGATTTCACCCATGAACGAAATGAACCGTTTGTGGGAACGCTTCGACACCATGGAGTCCGGCCACGGGCGCAGCGACTCGCAACAATGGAACGAGGCTCACGACAGTTTTCTCACGGCCATGCAGGCAAAGACCCGGCTGGTGGAACAGTTCAAGTCGCACAACGCCCTGTTGCGCAATTCCCTGGCGTTTCTGCCCACTGCCGAAGATGACATTCAGGCACAACTGGCTGACCTGTCCGACCTCGACAAGATCCAGGTGCAGAACATCGCCACCGACACCTATGACCTGCTGCTCAGCGCCCTGGAGTTTTCCCAGGTCACCTCCGACGACAAGGCCGCCGACATCGTACTGGGCTTGAACAAACTGGCGGTGAATGCGCAACGCCTGCCCCAGGACTTCCAGGCCCCGATCCGGATCCTGAGCAATCACATCAGCCTGATTCTACGCGAGCAGCCAATCGTCAACCGGTTGCTCGAAGAAATAGAGGCGATCCCCGTGGCCGAGCGTCTGGACAACATCACCACCATGCTCAACCAGGATCAGCAACAGGCCGAAAAAATCGACCGTAAATATCACTTCTATCTGCTGCTGTTTTCCGTCCTGCTGATGTTGTCGCTGTTGTGGCTGGCCATCCGCCTGATCCGCAGCTTTGCCGAGATCAATCGGGTCAACGCGGCCCTGCAAACCGCCAACGATGTGCTGGAGCAACGGGTCGACGAGCGCACCCGGGAGCTCAAGAACGCCCAGAGCGAACTGCTCGACGCCGCACGCCAGGCCGGCATGGCCGAGATCGCGACCAACGTGCTGCACAACGTCGGCAACGTGCTCAACAGCGTGAACATCTCCTCCGACCTGATCTCGCGCAAACTGCGCAGCAGCAAGGCGCAGGGGCTGGGCAAGGCCATGCAACTGATCAACGAACACCCGGACGATCTAGGCCATTTCCTCAGCGAAGACCCCAAGGGCAAGCTGCTGCCCGGCTACCTCAATCAACTGGTCGGCGCCATCGCCCAGGAACAGCAGGAGATGGTCGACGAACTGAACCAGATGAACAAAAGCGTCGATCACATCAAGGACATCGTCGCCACCCAGCAATCCTATGCCGGGGCCAACAGCATGACCGAGCCGCTGTACATCAACGAGCTGCTCGAAGACGCGCTGCGCATGAACGCCGGCGCCCTCACCCGGCACCACGTCACGGTGGTCAAGGAATACGCCGAAGTCCCCCAGGTGATGGGCGACAAACACCGTTTGCTGCTGATCCTGATCAACCTGATCAGCAACGCCAAGTACGCGATGTCCGACCTCAGCAACCGCCCGCGCACCATGACCCTGGGGGTAAAGATCGTCGACGACAGTTTTCTGGAAATCAGCGTCAGGGACGACGGCGAAGGCATCGCCGCGGAAAACATGACGCGGATCTTTGCCCACGGTTTCACCACCCGCAAGGAAGGCCACGGCTTCGGCCTGCACAGCTGCGCGCTGGCGGCCATCGAGATGAACGGCCACCTCACCGCCCACAGCGACGGACCGGGACTGGGCGCCTTGTTCACCCTGCAGATTCCGCTGATCACCGTTACGGAGAACGCATGA